One window from the genome of Mycolicibacterium gadium encodes:
- a CDS encoding ABC transporter permease: MTDVASFASRRTLVLRRFVRNKPAVVSIAILVLLFVGCYAVPPLLPYSYSDLDYFALQQPPSTDHWFGTNALGQDLLAQTLRGMQKSMLIGVCVAFISTVIAATVGTIAGYFGGWRDRTLMWIVDLMLVIPSFLLVTIVVQRTKGDILWMIVLLSVFSWMISSRIVRGMTMSLREREFVVAARYMGVSNTRIILRHIIPNVASIIIIDTALNVGIAVLAETALSYLGFGVQPPDVSLGTLIASGTPSATTFPWLFLFPAGALVLIIFCANLIGDGLRDALDPGSKALRRRGARK; encoded by the coding sequence ATGACCGATGTCGCGTCCTTCGCCTCGAGGCGGACTCTGGTCCTGCGGCGGTTCGTGCGCAACAAGCCCGCGGTGGTGTCGATCGCGATACTCGTCCTTCTGTTCGTCGGCTGCTACGCAGTGCCGCCGCTACTGCCCTACAGCTACAGCGATCTGGATTACTTCGCGCTGCAGCAGCCGCCGAGCACCGATCACTGGTTCGGCACCAACGCCCTCGGCCAGGACCTGTTGGCCCAGACTTTACGTGGCATGCAGAAGTCGATGCTCATCGGTGTCTGTGTCGCGTTCATCTCCACGGTCATCGCAGCCACGGTCGGGACGATCGCCGGCTACTTCGGCGGCTGGCGCGATCGCACCCTGATGTGGATCGTCGACCTCATGCTGGTGATACCCAGCTTCCTGCTCGTCACCATCGTCGTGCAGCGCACCAAGGGCGACATCCTCTGGATGATCGTTCTGCTGTCTGTCTTCAGCTGGATGATCAGTTCGCGCATCGTGCGCGGTATGACGATGAGCCTGCGTGAACGCGAGTTCGTCGTGGCCGCACGGTATATGGGCGTGAGCAACACGCGGATAATCCTGCGTCACATCATTCCGAACGTCGCCTCCATCATCATCATCGACACCGCGCTGAACGTCGGAATCGCGGTCCTCGCCGAGACAGCGCTGAGCTACCTCGGTTTCGGTGTCCAGCCGCCCGACGTGTCGCTGGGAACCCTCATCGCCAGTGGCACCCCGTCGGCGACGACCTTCCCGTGGCTGTTCCTGTTCCCCGCAGGTGCGCTCGTGTTGATCATCTTCTGCGCCAACCTCATCGGCGACGGCCTGCGCGACGCGCTCGACCCCGGTAGTAAAGCTCTGCGGCGGCGGGGGGCACGCAAGTGA
- a CDS encoding ABC transporter permease: protein MTRFLARRLLNYLVLLALASFVAYVLAAWQFDPLENLLSRNPRPPEAVIEAKRVELNLDRPLLVQFGLWASGVLHGDFGTTIAGQPVTDELWRRVGVSLRLLVLGSVIGTVAGVVIGAWGAIRQYRVSDRVITALSLLVISTPSFVMATLLILSALGINSAVGVQLFEFTGETSPDAVGGAWNQFVDRLQHLVLPTLTLALGGMAGYSRYQRNAMLDVLGQDFIRTARAKGLTRRRALFKHGLRTALIPMATMFAYSFAGLFTGAVFVEKIFGWHGMGEWFIQGLNTQDINIISAIVVFAGVTVLLAGLLSDIIYAALDPRVRVT, encoded by the coding sequence ATGACGCGCTTTCTCGCGCGCCGGCTGCTCAACTACCTCGTGCTGCTGGCACTGGCATCGTTCGTGGCCTACGTTCTGGCCGCCTGGCAGTTCGACCCGCTCGAGAACCTCCTGAGTCGCAACCCGCGACCGCCTGAAGCGGTCATCGAAGCGAAGCGGGTCGAGCTGAATCTCGACAGGCCGCTGCTGGTTCAGTTCGGCCTGTGGGCCTCCGGCGTCCTCCACGGAGATTTCGGCACCACCATCGCCGGCCAGCCCGTGACCGACGAACTGTGGCGCCGTGTCGGTGTCAGTCTTCGACTGCTGGTCCTCGGTTCGGTGATAGGCACCGTCGCCGGCGTGGTCATCGGCGCGTGGGGCGCGATCCGTCAGTACCGCGTGAGCGACCGCGTCATCACCGCGCTGTCATTGTTGGTGATCAGCACTCCGTCGTTCGTGATGGCCACTCTGCTGATCCTGTCGGCGTTGGGCATCAACTCGGCGGTGGGCGTTCAACTTTTCGAGTTCACCGGCGAGACATCGCCGGACGCGGTCGGTGGTGCATGGAACCAGTTCGTCGATCGTCTCCAGCATCTCGTGCTGCCGACGCTCACCCTTGCACTGGGAGGGATGGCCGGCTACAGCCGCTACCAACGCAACGCGATGCTCGACGTGCTCGGCCAGGACTTCATCCGCACCGCGCGGGCAAAGGGATTGACCCGTCGGAGAGCACTTTTCAAGCACGGGCTGCGCACGGCGCTGATCCCGATGGCGACGATGTTCGCCTATAGTTTCGCGGGACTGTTCACCGGCGCGGTATTCGTCGAGAAAATCTTCGGATGGCACGGCATGGGCGAATGGTTCATCCAAGGCCTCAACACACAGGACATCAACATCATCTCCGCCATCGTCGTGTTCGCCGGCGTCACGGTCCTGTTGGCCGGGTTGCTGTCGGACATCATCTATGCCGCACTCGATCCGAGGGTGCGTGTGACATGA
- a CDS encoding response regulator transcription factor → MRRADGRPIHVLVVDDEPVLAELVSMALRYEGWEIATAGDGATAIALARQTPPDVVVLDVMLPDMSGLDVLHQLREQIPGLPLLLLTAKDSVEDRIAGLTAGGDDYVTKPFSLEEVVLRLRALLRRTGVTNEGGGAKVVVGDLVLDEDSHEVTRAGELITLTATEFELLRFMMRNSKRVLSKAQILDRVWSYDFGGRSNIVELYVSYLRKKIDSGREPMIHTLRGAGYVLKPAR, encoded by the coding sequence ATGCGCCGGGCCGACGGTAGGCCCATCCATGTCCTGGTCGTCGACGACGAACCGGTTCTCGCCGAGTTGGTGTCGATGGCCCTGAGGTATGAGGGCTGGGAGATCGCGACGGCGGGCGACGGTGCAACGGCCATCGCGCTGGCCCGACAGACCCCGCCCGATGTGGTTGTGCTCGACGTCATGCTGCCCGACATGAGCGGGCTGGATGTCCTGCACCAGCTGCGAGAGCAGATTCCGGGGCTGCCGTTGCTGCTGCTGACAGCGAAGGATTCGGTCGAGGATCGCATCGCCGGGCTGACCGCGGGCGGCGATGACTACGTGACGAAGCCGTTCAGTCTCGAAGAGGTGGTGTTGCGACTGCGCGCGCTGCTGCGGCGCACGGGGGTCACGAACGAGGGGGGCGGTGCGAAGGTCGTCGTCGGTGATCTGGTGCTGGATGAGGACAGTCACGAGGTTACCCGCGCGGGTGAACTGATCACGTTGACCGCCACCGAGTTCGAGCTGCTGCGGTTCATGATGCGCAATTCCAAACGGGTACTGAGCAAGGCGCAGATCCTGGACCGTGTCTGGAGCTACGACTTCGGCGGAAGGTCGAACATCGTCGAGCTGTATGTCTCGTATCTGCGCAAGAAAATCGACAGCGGGCGCGAACCGATGATCCATACGCTGCGCGGTGCCGGTTATGTCCTCAAGCCCGCACGCTGA
- a CDS encoding sensor histidine kinase, which translates to MSSSPHAEPPSRSRLLSPRTWSLRARLLVSQILLLALVCAGIGVGTMIALQHFLTNQLDDRLAETARRSAGLFEFGPPPPPPGFPLPPGFPRRMVMRDDMGPGPSFLNAPGQAARTVGAVISRGTPLDAGVITADGTRDRITPAAAEQLAHIEPHEAPHTVELDGLGRYRVIAMRAHRPGQTIVTGLPTSEVDDTLLTVGIIFSVVGIVALFGGTTAGFLIIRRQLAPLSTVSAAARQVADLELDRGEVRLPTPIVKVDPAAAHTEIGQLGSSLNRMLDRIAGALSARHASETRVRQFVADASHELRTPLAAIRGYTELAQRKRGDVPDDVAHAMSRVESETERMTRLVEDMLLLARLDTGRPLQQESVDLSRLIVDTVSDAHIAGPDHEWSLDLPDEPVVVTGDEARLHQVLANLLANARTHTPPGTSVTTSLNRSEAGEVVLTVADDGPGIPEWLQPEIFERFARGDTSRSRRGGSTGLGLAIVAAVVKAHRGTIEVRSGPGATVFTVTLPGNSQSSHSGSQSGA; encoded by the coding sequence ATGTCCTCAAGCCCGCACGCTGAGCCACCGAGCAGAAGCCGGCTGCTTTCTCCGCGCACCTGGTCGCTTCGCGCGCGGCTGCTCGTGTCTCAGATCCTGTTGTTGGCGTTGGTGTGCGCCGGGATCGGTGTCGGCACAATGATTGCGCTGCAACACTTTCTGACCAACCAGCTCGACGATCGGCTGGCTGAGACCGCCAGGCGCTCCGCGGGGCTGTTCGAGTTCGGTCCGCCCCCGCCGCCGCCCGGGTTTCCGTTGCCTCCCGGCTTTCCGCGGCGGATGGTGATGCGTGACGACATGGGACCGGGGCCGTCCTTCCTCAACGCACCGGGGCAGGCCGCGCGCACGGTCGGCGCGGTGATCTCGCGCGGCACTCCGTTGGACGCCGGCGTCATCACCGCCGACGGCACCCGCGACCGGATCACCCCCGCCGCGGCAGAACAACTGGCGCACATCGAACCTCACGAGGCGCCGCATACCGTCGAACTGGACGGCCTCGGCCGTTACCGCGTGATCGCGATGCGCGCGCACCGGCCCGGCCAGACGATCGTCACCGGCCTGCCGACGTCGGAAGTGGATGACACCCTGCTCACCGTGGGGATCATCTTCAGTGTGGTGGGCATCGTCGCGCTCTTCGGCGGGACGACGGCGGGATTTCTCATCATTCGCCGCCAACTCGCCCCACTGTCAACGGTTTCCGCCGCCGCCCGCCAGGTCGCCGACCTGGAACTCGACCGCGGCGAGGTCCGCCTGCCGACCCCGATCGTCAAGGTCGACCCGGCGGCGGCGCACACCGAGATCGGGCAGCTCGGCTCGTCGCTGAACCGGATGCTCGACCGCATCGCGGGCGCGTTGTCCGCCCGGCATGCCAGCGAGACCCGGGTGCGTCAGTTCGTCGCCGACGCGAGTCACGAACTGCGCACGCCGCTCGCGGCGATCCGCGGGTATACCGAACTGGCGCAACGCAAGCGCGGTGACGTACCCGACGACGTCGCGCACGCGATGAGCCGGGTCGAGTCCGAAACCGAGCGCATGACGCGGCTCGTCGAGGACATGCTCTTGCTCGCCCGCCTGGACACCGGGCGACCACTTCAGCAGGAGTCGGTGGATCTTTCACGGTTGATCGTCGATACCGTCAGCGATGCCCACATCGCCGGTCCCGACCACGAATGGTCGCTGGACCTGCCCGACGAACCGGTCGTCGTCACCGGTGACGAAGCGCGGTTGCACCAGGTCCTGGCCAATCTGCTCGCCAACGCGCGCACCCACACCCCGCCGGGCACGTCGGTCACGACATCGCTGAACCGATCCGAGGCCGGCGAGGTCGTCCTGACCGTGGCCGACGACGGACCGGGCATACCCGAGTGGCTGCAGCCCGAGATCTTCGAGCGATTCGCCCGCGGCGACACCTCGCGGTCGAGGCGCGGCGGAAGCACCGGCCTGGGGCTGGCCATCGTCGCGGCGGTGGTCAAGGCGCATCGCGGCACCATCGAGGTGCGCAGCGGGCCCGGCGCGACGGTATTCACCGTGACCTTGCCCGGCAATTCACAGTCAAGCCACAGCGGGAGCCAATCCGGGGCCTAG
- a CDS encoding glycosyltransferase family 39 protein, with product MTTTLVLACESAQEAPNRPGNRLSGLGSRLGLPFLLASTALLYLWRLGDSGWANAFYAAAVQSGADNWTAMLFGSSDPANAITVDKTPAALWVMDVSVRLFGLNSWSVLVPQALQGVAAVWLLHATVRRVAGPGAGLLAGAVLAATPAAALIFRFNNPDALLVLLLVVAAYCVQRACEKDSSRWWLVAAGVAVGFGFLAKMLQAFLVLPAFVAAYATTGHRTPSRRIVDLLIAGSAVVVSAGWYLALVELWPESSRPYIGGSQHNSIIELTLGYNGFGRLTGKETGGLGNLNHDVGWGRLFGTGMGLDIAWLLPAAVVCLVAGLILTRRASRTDSARAALILWGGWLVVSALVFSFSDGIIHAYYTVALAPAVAACIGIGATLLWQNKFDIRAATALSGTVLVTIILAAVLLTRHSEWMPWLRAAVAVGGVGAGALLLVSGKLAPVVARSVAALAVVSCLAAPAGFAIATAATAHSGAIPSVGPSHHVSGRGFGGAGGLLDSPKPATGLVATLARGADDYTWAAAIVGSNNAAGYQLATGAPVMAIGGFNGTDPAPTLEKFQQLVATGQIHYFIGDRMMMLTGRWGSLGGGSRAAADIAQWVETHYTPLVVDRVVIYDLSAPPPNT from the coding sequence GTGACGACGACCCTGGTTCTTGCGTGCGAGAGTGCGCAGGAAGCCCCGAATCGCCCCGGCAACAGGCTCTCTGGCCTGGGCTCGAGGCTGGGACTCCCTTTTCTGCTGGCGTCGACGGCGCTGCTCTACCTGTGGAGACTTGGCGACAGCGGGTGGGCGAACGCCTTCTACGCCGCGGCGGTGCAGTCCGGCGCGGACAACTGGACGGCGATGCTGTTCGGGTCGAGCGATCCCGCCAATGCGATCACCGTCGACAAGACTCCCGCGGCGTTGTGGGTCATGGACGTCTCGGTTCGCCTTTTCGGACTGAACTCGTGGAGTGTGCTCGTACCGCAGGCACTGCAAGGGGTCGCGGCCGTCTGGTTGCTCCACGCGACCGTTCGTCGCGTCGCGGGCCCGGGCGCAGGACTGTTGGCGGGCGCGGTGTTGGCGGCAACGCCTGCTGCGGCCTTGATATTTCGGTTCAACAACCCGGATGCGTTGCTGGTGCTCCTGTTGGTCGTAGCTGCCTACTGCGTGCAGCGCGCATGTGAGAAGGATTCCAGCCGTTGGTGGTTGGTGGCCGCGGGCGTCGCGGTGGGATTCGGCTTCCTGGCCAAAATGCTGCAGGCGTTCCTGGTATTACCCGCGTTCGTGGCCGCGTACGCAACCACCGGGCACCGCACGCCCTCGCGCCGCATCGTCGACCTGCTCATCGCGGGCTCGGCCGTGGTGGTGTCGGCAGGGTGGTACCTCGCGCTCGTCGAACTCTGGCCAGAGTCGTCGCGCCCTTACATCGGCGGTTCACAGCACAACAGCATTATCGAATTAACATTGGGCTACAACGGTTTCGGCCGCTTGACCGGCAAGGAGACCGGCGGCCTCGGCAACCTCAACCACGACGTCGGGTGGGGCCGTCTGTTTGGCACCGGAATGGGCCTGGACATTGCGTGGTTGCTGCCGGCCGCGGTGGTCTGCCTGGTGGCCGGCCTGATTCTCACTCGGCGCGCGTCGCGCACCGACTCCGCACGGGCCGCGCTCATCCTGTGGGGCGGCTGGCTGGTCGTATCCGCACTGGTTTTCAGCTTCTCCGACGGCATCATCCACGCCTACTACACGGTCGCGCTCGCGCCCGCGGTCGCAGCCTGCATCGGAATCGGCGCAACACTGCTGTGGCAGAACAAATTCGACATTCGAGCTGCGACTGCCTTGTCCGGGACGGTGCTTGTCACCATCATCCTCGCGGCGGTGTTGCTTACCCGCCATTCGGAGTGGATGCCGTGGCTGCGGGCGGCCGTTGCGGTCGGGGGAGTGGGTGCCGGCGCGCTGCTGCTCGTATCCGGCAAATTGGCACCGGTGGTGGCGCGATCGGTGGCGGCGTTGGCGGTCGTGTCGTGTCTCGCCGCGCCTGCGGGTTTCGCGATCGCGACGGCCGCAACGGCGCACAGCGGTGCGATACCGAGTGTGGGGCCGTCCCACCACGTATCCGGCCGCGGCTTTGGTGGGGCGGGCGGCCTGCTGGATTCGCCGAAGCCGGCGACCGGGCTCGTGGCCACCCTGGCTCGCGGCGCGGACGACTACACCTGGGCCGCGGCGATCGTCGGATCCAACAACGCCGCGGGCTATCAACTGGCCACCGGTGCGCCGGTGATGGCGATCGGAGGTTTCAACGGCACCGACCCCGCACCGACTCTCGAGAAGTTCCAGCAGCTCGTCGCCACCGGTCAGATCCACTACTTCATCGGCGATCGCATGATGATGCTGACCGGCAGGTGGGGATCGTTGGGCGGCGGCAGCCGCGCGGCCGCCGACATCGCTCAGTGGGTGGAGACGCACTACACGCCGCTCGTCGTCGACCGTGTGGTCATCTACGACCTCAGCGCGCCTCCGCCGAATACATAG
- a CDS encoding bifunctional glycosyltransferase family 2/GtrA family protein, translated as MTDTALERGTSARTRFESRQNATEIAREAGVPVLDVVVPVYNEQVALADSVRRLHRHLREHFPFSARITIADNASTDDTARIATQLAAELSDVRVVRLPEKGRGRALHAAWSTSDAPVLVYMDVDLSTDLAALAPLVAPLVSGHSDLAIGTRLGRGSRVVRGAKREVISRCYNLILKSALAARFSDAQCGFKAIRADVAQRLLPHVADTGWFFDTELLVLAERSGLRIHEVPVDWVDDPDSRVDIVATAAADLKGIGRLLRNFANGSIPVNAIAAQMGSSQRSGAPGSLFRQVVRFGTIGVVSSAAYAVLFMLMQGSLGAQTANLIALLLTAIGNTAANRRFTFGIGGRTNVARQHVEGLIVFAIALAITSGSLAVLHTFVTDPHHLVELVVLVIANLVATAARFVLLRGWVFHPRRSN; from the coding sequence ATGACCGATACCGCCCTTGAACGTGGCACCTCTGCTCGGACCCGATTCGAATCCCGGCAGAACGCCACCGAGATCGCGCGCGAGGCGGGTGTGCCCGTGCTCGACGTGGTGGTGCCGGTGTACAACGAGCAGGTCGCTCTGGCCGACTCGGTGCGCCGTCTGCACCGTCACCTCCGGGAGCACTTTCCGTTTTCGGCGCGCATCACCATCGCCGACAACGCGAGCACCGACGACACCGCACGGATCGCCACACAACTGGCCGCCGAACTGAGCGACGTCCGGGTGGTGCGGCTGCCGGAGAAGGGTCGGGGCCGTGCCCTGCACGCTGCGTGGTCGACGTCGGACGCGCCGGTGCTCGTCTACATGGACGTGGATCTGTCCACCGACCTCGCCGCACTCGCACCGCTGGTGGCGCCACTGGTCTCGGGACATTCCGATCTCGCGATCGGCACCCGACTGGGCCGCGGCTCACGGGTGGTGCGAGGCGCCAAGCGCGAGGTCATCTCCCGCTGCTACAACCTGATCCTGAAATCGGCGCTCGCGGCGCGCTTTTCCGACGCGCAGTGCGGGTTCAAGGCGATTCGAGCCGACGTTGCACAACGCTTGTTGCCGCACGTGGCCGACACCGGATGGTTCTTCGACACCGAACTGCTGGTGCTGGCCGAACGCAGTGGTCTGCGAATCCACGAGGTCCCGGTGGACTGGGTCGACGATCCCGACAGTCGGGTGGACATCGTCGCGACCGCGGCGGCCGATCTCAAGGGCATCGGCCGTCTGCTGCGCAACTTCGCCAACGGTTCCATACCGGTGAATGCGATTGCAGCACAAATGGGTTCGTCACAACGCTCGGGCGCCCCAGGCTCGCTGTTCCGGCAGGTCGTGCGATTCGGCACGATCGGGGTGGTGTCGTCCGCGGCGTACGCAGTGCTTTTCATGCTGATGCAGGGGTCGCTCGGCGCGCAGACAGCCAACCTGATCGCATTGCTGCTGACCGCCATCGGAAACACCGCGGCGAACCGTCGCTTCACATTCGGGATCGGCGGCCGGACGAACGTGGCCCGTCAGCACGTCGAAGGTCTCATCGTGTTCGCGATCGCGCTGGCGATCACCAGCGGGTCGCTTGCCGTACTGCACACGTTCGTCACCGACCCGCATCATCTGGTCGAACTCGTCGTGCTGGTGATAGCCAACCTCGTAGCCACCGCGGCGCGCTTCGTCCTGCTGCGCGGCTGGGTGTTTCACCCCCGCCGTTCCAACTGA